The window TATTCGAGAAAAGaaggtgctttttttttttcatctcggTTATCGATTGTCTGCATTTCTTAGTTCTTTATGAGTATAGGGCAAGCTACGGCAACAAGCGAGAAAGCCCATATAGTTTATCTGATATTCGTTTTAGTGTCTCAGGTTGGTTGGAGACTTGGAGGCTGGGTTCATCGGCGGAGAGATGATCCATTCTTAAGTTCTTTGTTTACTAGTAGGAAAAGCCTTACTTCCCGTTGGAACTTGAAATAGAGGTAACTTGGGATTCTTTTTTTCGTTTATTGTGTTTTACTTCTCCTAGATCAACTGATCTAGGCATGTGAAAACAAATATTGTTAGGTTACAGTTTGTTCATACTTCAGTAATTGTTAATTTCTTCAGATTGGAGGAGCTCTTGTATGATGAAATTAGTTATCTTATATGTTGGCTCATGAGTGCGTATTTTTATAAAATGGATTTATAGGGATTACACAAGATTATTAGttaaagaaaaacttttgtCAGGATATTAGGAAACTTCGAAATGGTTAAATAGAAGGCTTAGAGGCTTGACAACATGAAATATCTGAGACTGCAGGGTGCGTTTTACTCTTTACACTGGAcaaacattttcattttttgaagtTCTTCTAACCCTTCTATGTATTTGTATGAATTCTCTAAAATCCATATTGGAGGTTTTTGCGTTGACCTCAAGCAATGTGAAATCATCGTTTAAGAAAATGGAGTTATTTTGCATATTGCCGATATAAAGTACtaaaaattttgcatgtttccTTGGTCTGCAGATTATGCACATGGCATAAGGAGATTATTCCCTTGTTTCTATCCTAAAAATTTAATATGTCCAAGCAAGTGTTGCCGAAGATCCTTCCCCTAGTATGGGGCGAATTAAGAAGCCAGTGGCCAACGTAAATCCTACCCCATTATTTTGCACTCTTGTGGTGCTAAAGCACCTAATAATTGATTATTGTGTCCCATGTAGGTAATTACTTGAATCTGTTCAACTAGGAATAAAGTGCATTCAGTTCTTGAAAAGCGAAAACTCGTTCTTTTATAATAGTTTTGTGGACTTTGAATCCCTCCTATAAACACTTGAGTGCAAACCTATACAAAACACTaaagtcatttatttatttcttatgaAGAGTTGCTTCTTAGGTCCTAACTAACCCTCTTCCCTTTGGTGAGTGAGTTGATCAATTCTTACTTCATGTCTGATGTGAGCACAACCAACTGAGCTGCATGCTGTACTGCTCTCTAACTCAGTCATCCTTTGATTGTGTGCTTCCTATCAGATTTTGTCTAGAGGAGGATCATACCATGAAGATTACCTAGCTGTGAATCCAATTTATTTTGAGCTCTACGTCTAATGTCCATCTGAGAAGGCTCTCTAGTATGGCTTGTCTACTCCTTACCCTGTTTCTGGATGCCAAAGCCAAACTGGAGTTCCCCTTCTGCATTTCTCATCAAGAACCTGACTCTAGAATTGTGCTGTCATATATGTGTGAAGCTGTTATGTAAAGTCACTAATGCTGCAGTTGTATATCCTTCTATTTCTTTGAAATTATAATTAACATTAAATATTATTAGcattctattttttttgaaattataaTTAGCATTAAATATCGTTAGCATGGCATCACCCAAGCATAACTGACAAAGGCCCTAATTGGATTTCCTCTACGCTCATGACCCATTTTAAGCTTGCAACTTTTTGCCAAGTCCGACTCAATCAAAACATTCAATGGCTTGGCCTGTTTTGGGGGACGTTTCCTTCACATTGCAATTTGCATTCTTCTCATATGGCATCATTATAGAAGACTGCTCACAGATGTTTcctgttacttttttattttgaattagaATGTTTCCTCCATTCATTTTTTCAAGTTTGTGTGCCATCATCCAGTATATCTTGTTGAGAGGTTCAGAGTTTCAATTCAGATACGATTCCTCCTCAGAACTGAGACTAAGGGATGGCTGTGGAAATGGAGGAAGATTTAGAATTTCAGTCACTGAAGTCTCAGCTAAATCAAACAAACATCATGTGGAAGGAGGAGATGGAGCGACGGCAGTCTCAGGTGGATGCCTTGCAGGCAAAGCTTATGGAGGTAAAGGCTTCTGTCCAGGAATCTGAGGAAGAAGCCAAGAAGGAAGTAGAAGTTCTTTGGCGGAGGGTCAAAACTACGGCAACATTGCTTACATACttgaaatcaaaagcaagaatcaTGGCAGTTCCAGATTTGGCTCATACTTCATGTGGAATCAGACATCAAGAAGGGATGGGTCTTGTTGACAAAAATGGTATGCCATTGTCTGAGTGGTCAAAGGATGTCGATCTTTCTTCCTTTGATTGTGCAGATGAGGAAACTTGGACAATAATCAGTAACAGGCAAGGATCCATCGATGAACATGATGGAGCTTATATTGGTGAAATACTTAAGTCCATACGAATGGTAACAGATGTAATGGAAGCTCTTGTGAAGCGGGTAATCATGGCAGAAACTGAAACAgctattgaaaaagaaa is drawn from Macadamia integrifolia cultivar HAES 741 chromosome 7, SCU_Mint_v3, whole genome shotgun sequence and contains these coding sequences:
- the LOC122084464 gene encoding uncharacterized protein LOC122084464, with translation MAVEMEEDLEFQSLKSQLNQTNIMWKEEMERRQSQVDALQAKLMEVKASVQESEEEAKKEVEVLWRRVKTTATLLTYLKSKARIMAVPDLAHTSCGIRHQEGMGLVDKNGMPLSEWSKDVDLSSFDCADEETWTIISNRQGSIDEHDGAYIGEILKSIRMVTDVMEALVKRVIMAETETAIEKEKVTSGQEEIKMKSLQIESMSAKVEEMERFALGTNCILNEMKQKVEDMVQETSRQRQRAAENEQELCRVKQDFESLKSYVSSLISVRETLLSSEKQFQTIERLFERLVAKTTHLESEKMRKEAEVQKLMEENVRLSALLDKKEAQLLAMNEQCKVMALNASASSS